The following nucleotide sequence is from Candidatus Planktophila sp..
TAGATAATGAAATCTCTCGAGTAGCTGGAGTCTCTGATTTAATTCATTTAGATATTATGGATAATATTTTTGTTCCGAATTTTACTTTTGATTTCGAGCAGGCAAGTAAAATAATAAAGTCTTGTCCCATTGAAGTTGATGCACATTTGATGGTAGCCGATGTTGACATGATTGCTCCAGCCTATGCTGAAGTAGGGTGTGCAAGCGTAACTATCCATGCCGAAGCGACGGAGAATATTTCATCGACTTTGCGGACGATCAGAAAATTTGGAGCACGAGCAGGTTTAGGAATTAAGCCGGCTACTTCGATTGAAGATTATCTCGATGTAATTGATGAAGTTGATATGTTTTTGATTATGACGGTCGAACCCGGCTTTGGGGGACAGAAGTTCATGCATGAAATGATGTCAAAAGTGCGGCGTACGCGCACGATTATTGGTAACAGACCGATCTGGCTACAAGTAGATGGCGGTGTCTCAATGGAAACTATCGCAGAGGCCTCTGAAGCGGGAGCAGATGTCTTTGTAGCAGGTAGCGCAGTATTTAACGCACAGGATCCAGCGGCGATGGTTAATGCATTACGCAATCTTGCTACCTCTGTGGCAAACTGAGCCCACTGTGAATGTAATTACCTGGCTATTTGAAACAAACATCAACTTTGGAAGTAAATCTATCGCGCTGCGAGAAATCATTGGCGGCACATTAGGTTTAATAAGTGCAATTCTGGGAATGCGCAGGAAAATTTGGGCATGGCCTGTCGGAATTCTTGGAGATGCCTTGCTTTTTACCGTTTTTCTTGGCGCAGTTTTTGCGTATGCAGACCAACCTTCAGCTAATTTTTACGGTCAAGCAAGCCGTAATCTCTTGCTCATCTTTGTGAGCATCTATGGTTGGATTCGCTGGTCGCAGTACCGCAAGAGCCATGGCAACTCCAAACATGCTGTGACACCACGATGGACAACAACTCGAGAGAAATTGATTCTTGCCCCGATTATCGTTGTATTTTTTATTGTATCCATGCAGATTTTCAAGGCTTTAGGTGAGACTGGAACATGGTTACTGGTTGATACATGGATTTTCACCGGTACAGCACTTGCTACTTTTGGCATGAGCCGCGGATATGTTGAATTTTGGTTAGTGTGGGTTGCAGTTGATTTAGTGGGTGTTCCCTTTGCTTTTAGTAACGGCTATTACCCAACGGGTACTCTTTACGCTATTTATCTTCCATTTGTTTTTTGGGGTTTCGTCGCATGGCTCAAAATCTCAAAGAGTGAAGATAATAATCGTCCTGAGGTTGTAGCTTCATAGTAAACTCAGGCTTATGAAATCCTTTGACACCCTCTGGGCAGAATTATCAGACATAATGGTGAGCCGCCCAGAGGGCTCAGGGACAGTGGTGGCCGTTGATGCCGGCGCACATAGTATTGGTAAAAAGATTTTAGAAGAAGCTGGAGAAGTCTGGTTAGCTGCAGAACATGAATCAGATGAGGCACTAGCCCAAGAGATAAGCCAGTTGATTTATCACATTCAAACAATGATGCTGGTTCGTGGTTTAACTCTCAACGACATTTACAAGTACCTTTAATAGAATCGAGTTACGTGATGTTACGTGTTGCCGTACCAAATAAGGGATCACTTGCCGATTCATCGATCGAGATTCTGAAGGAGGCTGGATATCGTCAACGCACGGATAGTCGTGATTTGGTCTTAGTAGATACCGAAAACAATGTTGAATTCTATTATTTAAGGCCACGAGATATTGCTATCTATGTAGGCTCTGGAGAGCTTGAGGCGGGAATTACTGGACGCGATCTCCTTATTGATTCAGGAGCAGATGCCGAAGAATCCATCAGCTTAGCTTTTGGAGGTTCTACTTTTCGCTTTGCCGCTCCCATTACTCAGGAGTGGTCAATAGAATCAATTGCAGGCAAACGCATCGCCACGGCTTATCCAGGTTTAGTTGCTGCGTATTTAAAGCCACTTTCGATTAAGGCCGATATTGTGCGATTAGATGGCGCAGTTGAAAGTAGTGTTCGGTTAGGAGTTGCCGACTTAATCGCTGACGTTGTGAGTACAGGAAATACCCTGCGTCAGGCAGGATTAAAGATTTTCGGTGAACCAATTCTAACGAGTGAGGCGATAGTCATCTCTAGAAAAGGTGTCGCTATCCCTAAAGATTTAGAGATTCTCATTAGACGCCTTCAAGGAGTCGTAACAGCAAGAAGATATGTTTTGTTAGATTATGACATCCCTAAAAATAATGTGGAGGCCGCATGTGCCATAACTCCAGGTCTAGAATCTCCAACAATTTCTCCATTGCAAAAAGCCGATTGGGTAGCGGTGCGAGCTATGGTTCTACGCAGAGATACTAATCAAGTGATGGATGAATTGTGGAACGTTGGAGCACGGGGAATTTTAGTTACAGATATCCACGCCTGCCGCTTATAAAGACTACTCTTCCTCGATCACTTCACGAGGTATTCCTAAAAAATAGAGAACTGAATCTAAATATGGTGAACTGAGGCTACTATCTGCAGCGGCTTTTACGGCAGGTTTTGCATTAAATGCAATTCCTAAGCCAGCAAGAGCGATCATATCTAGATCATTGGCCCCATCACCTATTGCAACTGTTTGTTCAAGAGTTACCGATTCCAATGCGGCAAAATCACGTAAAGCCTGAGCCTTAGCGGCGCGATCGATAATGGGACCCTCCACTTGGCCAGTAAGAAAACCATCGACTATTTCCAGTTTATTTGCACGAAAATGAACAATGCCTAATTGCGTAATTAACGGTGCTATAACATCAATGAAACCTCCAGAAACAACGGATACTGCGTGACCTAGCCTCTGTAAAGACCGAATGAGAGTGCTTGCTCCTGGAGTTAAAGTAATCTCACTTTGAACTTCTGCAATCACCGATTCTGGGAGACCTTTAAGAAGTGCAACTCTGGCTCGTAATGAGTGTTCAAAATCTAACTCGCCACGCATTGCCGCCTCGGTAATCTCAGCCACTTCATCACCTACCCCAGCTTTTGATGCTAGAAGTTCGATGACCTCTTGCGCGATTAAAGTTGAGTCAACATCTAATTGAACGAGTTTCTTTGCAAATCTCAACAGTCCACCTGGTTGCACTGCAATATCTATCGATTGTGCAACGGCAACAGGGGCAAGTGCCGTACTTATCGAAGTTTGACTGGCACCGGATATTATGAATTCGATAGCAGTCGTGGGAGATGATGCCGTTCGAGTAACGCGTTCAATGTTTGCACCGGCATCGGCAATGGCACAGGCAACCCCAGCCACAGCCGTGGGTGTGAGTTTGCTACTTAAAATTACGACGTGAATGAGATCTTTTTTTAACGAAATTGTTGAATTATCTCTTATAGAAAAAAGTGTGGCGATATCTACATCTAGAGCCACAGCACACGCCATGAGATCGGCTTCGATAGCCTTTTC
It contains:
- the rpe gene encoding ribulose-phosphate 3-epimerase, with the translated sequence MSREIRITPSILNADPSDLDNEISRVAGVSDLIHLDIMDNIFVPNFTFDFEQASKIIKSCPIEVDAHLMVADVDMIAPAYAEVGCASVTIHAEATENISSTLRTIRKFGARAGLGIKPATSIEDYLDVIDEVDMFLIMTVEPGFGGQKFMHEMMSKVRRTRTIIGNRPIWLQVDGGVSMETIAEASEAGADVFVAGSAVFNAQDPAAMVNALRNLATSVAN
- the pnuC gene encoding nicotinamide riboside transporter PnuC, whose amino-acid sequence is MNVITWLFETNINFGSKSIALREIIGGTLGLISAILGMRRKIWAWPVGILGDALLFTVFLGAVFAYADQPSANFYGQASRNLLLIFVSIYGWIRWSQYRKSHGNSKHAVTPRWTTTREKLILAPIIVVFFIVSMQIFKALGETGTWLLVDTWIFTGTALATFGMSRGYVEFWLVWVAVDLVGVPFAFSNGYYPTGTLYAIYLPFVFWGFVAWLKISKSEDNNRPEVVAS
- a CDS encoding phosphoribosyl-ATP diphosphatase, whose protein sequence is MKSFDTLWAELSDIMVSRPEGSGTVVAVDAGAHSIGKKILEEAGEVWLAAEHESDEALAQEISQLIYHIQTMMLVRGLTLNDIYKYL
- the hisG gene encoding ATP phosphoribosyltransferase; this encodes MLRVAVPNKGSLADSSIEILKEAGYRQRTDSRDLVLVDTENNVEFYYLRPRDIAIYVGSGELEAGITGRDLLIDSGADAEESISLAFGGSTFRFAAPITQEWSIESIAGKRIATAYPGLVAAYLKPLSIKADIVRLDGAVESSVRLGVADLIADVVSTGNTLRQAGLKIFGEPILTSEAIVISRKGVAIPKDLEILIRRLQGVVTARRYVLLDYDIPKNNVEAACAITPGLESPTISPLQKADWVAVRAMVLRRDTNQVMDELWNVGARGILVTDIHACRL
- the serB gene encoding phosphoserine phosphatase SerB, translated to MATTNNSAQFTGLILLSGVDKPGITQNLFNTLAPFSITILDIEQVIIGQRLILTVLISLNPAHEKAIEADLMACAVALDVDIATLFSIRDNSTISLKKDLIHVVILSSKLTPTAVAGVACAIADAGANIERVTRTASSPTTAIEFIISGASQTSISTALAPVAVAQSIDIAVQPGGLLRFAKKLVQLDVDSTLIAQEVIELLASKAGVGDEVAEITEAAMRGELDFEHSLRARVALLKGLPESVIAEVQSEITLTPGASTLIRSLQRLGHAVSVVSGGFIDVIAPLITQLGIVHFRANKLEIVDGFLTGQVEGPIIDRAAKAQALRDFAALESVTLEQTVAIGDGANDLDMIALAGLGIAFNAKPAVKAAADSSLSSPYLDSVLYFLGIPREVIEEE